The Drechmeria coniospora strain ARSEF 6962 chromosome 02, whole genome shotgun sequence genome has a segment encoding these proteins:
- a CDS encoding ribosomal protein DAP3: protein MASANALRNLMRPSVTVMTARIHPAMFAVASFSTSPALAAAPPPTIKSRRDLPKKTKKTYKKKSNVVPVKKPSPGERKAFRQRIQLSNNSALPVQGLGELAPETMASAENKGKLFTIPDQVVDLLRTLEAFKPTQSWNLFRRPHFLVREETAQLIGRLESARKGKESLTCVLTGSRLSGKSLTLLQAMAHALLNGWVVIHVPEGQDLTNGNTEYAAVTDTNPTQYAQPVYCLKLLQNIYKANKAVLEKLEMQKDWSKLTNLKSGATLADLALSAKESEYAWPTLHALWTELTLPGRPPVLFGLDGLSHINMISEYRDPAFNEIHAHDLTLIRTFVDALSGATKLPNGGAIIAATSGNNAHHHPSQELVLSQLEAGQAGRDIPKPNAYERKYDDRVYDALKNSYVLRLEGLSKDESRALMEYWGASGLVRDVLNTRTVSEKWALAGHGIVGELERVSLMTMRM, encoded by the exons ATGGCGTCCGCAAACGCCCTGCGGAACCTAATGCGGCCATCGGTGACGGTGATGACGGCTCGAATTCATCCCGCCAtgttcgccgtcgcctcctttTCGACCAGCcctgccctcgccgccgcccctccACCGACGATCAAGAGCAGACGAGATCTTCCGAAGAAGACAAAGAAGACGTACAAGAAGAAGTCCAACGTCGTACCTGTCAAGAAGCCGAGCCCGGGCGAGCGAAAGGCGTTCCGGCAGCGAATACAGCTCAGCAACAACAGCGCACTGCCCGTCCAAGGCCTCGGGGAACTGGCACcggagacgatggcgagTGCGGAGAACAAGGGCAAGCTTTTCACGATCCCCGACCAGGTGGTGGACCTGCTGCGGACGCTCGAAGCCTTCAAGCCAACTCAGTCGTGGAACCTATTCAGGCGGCCGCATTTCTTGGTCCGCGAGGAGACGGCCCAGTTGATCGGCAGGCTGGAGAGCGcaaggaaaggaaaggagTCACTCACATGCGTCCTGACGGGTAGTCGGCTGTCAGGGAAGAGCTTGACCCTGCTGCAAGCCATGGCACATGCTCTGTTGAACGGATGGGTGGTCATCCACGTTCCCGAAG GTCAGGACCTCACCAACGGAAACACCGAGTACGCGGCTGTCACGGACACCAACCCAACCCAGTATGCCCAACCGGTGTACTGCCTCAAGCTTCTTCAGAATATCTACAAGGCGAATAAGGCGGTCCTCGAAAAGCTGGAGATGCAAAAGGACTGGTCCAAGCTCACAAACTTGAAGAGCGGTGCCACGCTGGCCGATTTGGCCCTCAGCGCCAAGGAGAGTGAATATGCGTGGCCCACGCTCCATGCTCTCTGGACGGAGCTGACCCTGCCCGGCCGTCCTCCTGTTCTgttcggcctcgacggcttgTCGCACATCAACATGATCAGCGAATACAGGGATCCGGCCTTCAATGAGATCCACGCCCATGATCTCACCCTCATCCGCACCTTCGTCGACGCTCTGTCAGGCGCGACGAAGCTTCCCAACGGtggcgccatcatcgccgcgACCTCTGGCAACAACGCCCACCACCATCCCTCTCAGGAGCTCGTCTTGTCCCAGCTCGAGGCTGGCCAGGCCGGTCGTGATATCCCGAAGCCGAATGCGTACGAGCGAAAGTACGACGATCGAGTGTACGACGCCCTCAAGAACAGCTACGTTCTTCGACTGGAGGGCCTCTCCAAGGATGAGAGCAGAGCCTTGATGGAGTACTGGGGTGCCAGTGGGCTAGTCAGAGATGTGCTCAACACGCGGACCGTGTCCGAGAAGTGGGCTCTCGCTGGTCATGGTATTGTCGGTGAGCTGGAGCGTGTTTCTCTCATGACGATGCGCATGTAA
- a CDS encoding DNA replication licensing factor mcm7, whose translation MALLEFKAPVNYETQQGAFEEFLTGFKTSPEHTIATAIGDITIDEDDLSDGYGSNDESEETSRRRQQEKERRRSPHHKYKDTIQQLADRVIDEITIDLDDLQMWENQMEENHRLVDSIEMNTKHYVEIMSRAVDKVMPQASTDVSFKDDVLDVLMARRQARNREMQEAAERDPTVEEDKFPAELIRRYTLVFKPRSGTANEPTKALAVRQVRGDHLGNLITIRAIATRVSDVKPIVQVSAYSCDRCGCEIFQPVTERQYGPLTMCPSEDCKKNQSKGQLNPSTRASKFLPFQEVKVQELAEQVPIGQIPRSLTVLCHGTLVRKINPGDVVDISGIFLPTPYTGFKAIKAGLLTDTYLEAHHIRQHKKAYSEMMVDPRLVRRIDQYRQTGQVYELLAKSIAPEIFGHLDVKKALLLLLIGGVTKEMGDGMKIRGDINICLMGDPGVAKSQLLKYISKVAPRGVYTSGRGSSGVGLTAAVMRDPVTDEMVLEGGALVLADNGICCIDEFDKMDDNDRTAIHEVMEQQTISISKAGISTTLNARTSILAAANPIYGRYNPRISPVENINLPAALLSRFDVLFLLLDTPSRESDEQLAKHVAYVHMHNRHPDIGTDNVVFTPHEVRSYVAQARTYRPVVPTSVSDYMIKTYVRLRDQQKRAEKTGRQFTHTTPRTLLGVVRLAQALARLRFSNQVSQDDVDEALRLIEASKESLNTDTGGSHRNLNASSKIYNMVKALADSGACRADGAEDDDLGVELNMRKVKERVIAKGFTEDQWLLALDEYTTLDVWQTAGNGSRLVFVTAGNDDGGSDMDV comes from the exons ATGGCGCTCCTCGAGTTCAAGGCTCCGGTGAACTATGAAACCCAGCAAG GGGCGTTTGAAGAGTTTCTCACCGGATTCAAGACCTCTCCCGAGCACACAATCGCCACTGCCATCGGCGACATCACCATCGATGAAGACGATCTCAGTGATGGATATGGCTCGAatgacgagagcgaggagacgagtcgtcgacggcagcaggaAAAGGAGCGTCGACGGTCGCCCCAccacaagtacaaggacaCGATACAGCAGCTCGCAGACCgcgtcatcgacgagatAACGATTGACCTGGACGACTTGCAGATG TGGGAAAACCAGATGGAGGAGAATCACCGGCTTGTCGATTCCATCGAGATGAACACCAAGCACTACGTTGAGATCATGTCCAGAGCGGTGGATAAAGTCATGCCGCAAGCGAGTACGGATGTTAG CTTCAAGGACGATGTTCTCGATGTCTTGATGGCGCGCCGCCAAGCCCGAAACCGCGAGATGCAAGAGGCGGCAGAACGGGACCCGACGGTGGAAGAAGACAAATTCCCCGCAGAGCTCATCCGTCGCTATACCCTCGTCTTCAAGCCTCGATCGGGCACCGCAAACGAGCCGACCAAAGCGCTCGCTGTCCGGCAGGTCCGCGGAGACCACCTTGGCAACCTCATCACCATTCGCGCCATCGCCACGCGTGTGTCCGACGTCAAGCCCATCGTCCAAGTCAGCGCCTACTCGTGCGACCGATGCGGTTGCGAGATCTTCCAGCCCGTCACCGAAAGGCAGTACGGCCCCCTGACGATGTGTCCGTCGGAGGATTGCAAGAAGAACCAGTCCAAAGGACAGCTGAACCCTTCCACTCGAGCTTCCAAGTTTCTACCTTTCCAGGAGGTCAAGGTCCAAGAGTTGGCCGAGCAGGTCCCCATAGGACAAATTCCCCGCTCCCTCACCGTCCTCTGCCACGGGACCCTCGTTCGCAAGATCAATCCAGgagacgtcgtcgacataTCCGGCATCTTTTTGCCTACACCCTACACGGGATtcaaggccatcaaggcAGGTCTCCTGACTGATACCTACCTCGAGGCCCACCATATCCGTCAACACAAGAAGGCGTACAGCGAGATGATGGTGGACCCGCGCCTCGTTCGACGCATCGATCAGTACCGACAGACCGGGCAGGTCTACGAGCTCTTGGCCAAGTCGATCGCGCCCGAAATCttcggccacctcgacgtcAAGAAGgccctgctgctcctgctcaTCGGCGGTGTCACGAAGGAGATGGGCGACGGCATGAAGATCCGTGGCGACATCAACATTTGCCTCATGGGTGACCCTGGTGTTGCCAAGTCTCAGCTGCTCAAGTACATCTCCAAGGTTGCCCCTCGCGGCGTCTACACCTCGGGCCGCGGAAGCAGCGGCGTCGGTCTGACGGCAGCCGTCATGCGCGACCCCGTGACCGACGAGATGGTTTTGGAGGGCggtgccctcgtcctcgccgacaatGGCATCTGCTGCATCGATGAATTCGACAAGATGGACGACAACGACAGGACCGCCATTCACGAAGTGATGGAGCAGCAGACCATTTCCATCTCCAAAGCCGGCATCTCCACAACGCTCAACGCGCGCACCTCgatccttgccgccgccaacccCATCTACGGACGATACAACCCCCGCATCTCCCCCGTGGAAAACATCAACCTTCCGGCCGCCCTTCTCTCTCGTTTCGACGTCCTCTTCCTTCTGCTCGACACCCCCTCGCGCGAGAgcgacgagcagctcgccAAGCATGTTGCCTATGTCCACATGCATAACCGCCACCCCGACATCGGCACCGACAACGTCGTCTTCACGCCGCACGAAGTACGTTCGTACGTCGCCCAGGCCCGGACGTACCGGCCCGTCGTGCCCACATCCGTCTCCGACTACATGATCAAGACGTACGTGCGCCTGCGAGACCAACAGAAGCGAGCGGAGAAGACCGGCAGGCAGTTCACTCACACCACACCTCGTaccctcctcggcgtcgtccgtctcgcccAAGCACTCGCCCGTCTCCGTTTCAGCAACCAGGTCTCGCAAgacgacgtggacgaggcgTTGCGCCTGATCGAGGCGAGCAAGGAGAGCCTCAACACTGACACGGGCGGAAGCCACCGCAACCTCAACGCCAGCAGCAAGATTTACAACATGGTCAAGGCACTGGCCGATTCGGGTGCCTGCCGCGCAGACGgtgccgaggatgatgacCTTGGCGTGGAGCTGAACATGCGAAAGGTCAAGGAGCGCGTCATCGCCAAGGGGTTCACCGAGGACCAATGGttgctcgccctcgacgagtaCACTACCCTCGAC GTCTGGCAAACTGCAGGCAACGGCTCGAGACTTGTGTTTGTCACGGCCGGtaacgacgacggagggagCGACATGGATGTGTAA